The Deltaproteobacteria bacterium region AGACCATCTTTCACGCATTTCTGCAGCGCGGCCTGGACCAGCGCGGCGACCTGCTCCTTCACCATGCCGATCCCTTGGAATACTCCGCGTCGAACGACGGCCGCAGCCGGTCCCAGCTCGCGTGCAGGTGCTCGATCATCACCTTGGTGTCGCCGAGGACGGGCATGAAGTTCGTGTCGCCGGTCCAGCGCGGGACGACATGCCAGTGCACGTGCCCGGCGATGCCGGCTCCGGCAGCGGATCCCAGGTTCATCCCCAGGTTGTAGCCCTGCGCACGGTAGGCCTGCCCGACGAGTCGCATGGCGACCCGCACCATCTCGGCAAGCTCCTCATGCTCCTCGCGGGGAAGGGAGACGAGGTCCCCGCTATGGCTGCGCGGCACCACCATCAGGTGGCCGTTGTTGTACGGGTACCGGTTGAGGATGGCGAACGTATGCGGCGTGCGCCCGAGGATGAGGTTCTCGCGGTCGTTCTTGGCGCGCGGCAAGTCGCAGAAGATGCATCCGTTCTGAGCCCCTGCCTTCGCGATCAGCTCCATCCGCCACGGCGCCCAGAGCTGCTCCATCACCTCACCAGATTCGGCGCCAGGAACATCAGTCCTCCCTGGGGAACGGCGGACCGCACGCCTTCGCTCGCGCCCTGGAACGCGCCGCGCATCAGATCCCGGAGCGAAAGCTCGTGCTCGCGCGGCGGATACTGCACCTTCGGTTCGCCGCTCTGGCCCGCGAGGCCCCAGGCCGCCGCGATGGCATCGTCGAGACCGCCCAGCTCGTCGACGAGCTTCAACTCCTTTGCGCGCTTGCCGGTGTAGATGCGGCCCTCGGCGATCTCGCGGACGCGCGCCTCCGGCAAGCCGCGGCCCTGCGCGACCGCCTGCACGAACTGGGCGTAGACATCGTCGGAGATGCTCTGGATCTCTTCGCGATCGGTCTCGTGGATGGGCCGGAAGGGCGAGAGCGTGTCCTTGTACTTGCCGCTCTTCAGGGTGGTCTCCTCCACCTTGGCCCATTCCAAAAGGCCGCGAACGTTGAAATGCATGAAGATCACGCCGATGGAGCCCGTGAGCGTTCCGGGCTCGGCGAAGATCCGGTCAGCCGGCGCGGAGATGTAATAGCCGCCCGACGCCGCCAGCCCTGCCATCGAAACCACCACCTTCTTCCTCGCCTTGATCCGCTTGATCGCGTCGTGGATCTCCTGCGAAGGGGCGACGGCGCCTCCGGGCGAGTCGACGCGCAGCACGATCGCTTTCACGTCGTCGTCCTTCTCGTACTTCTTCAGCAGCTTGACGACCTTGTCGGAGTCGACGCCGGCGGGGGCGGCGTCGCCGATGGTGCCCTTCGCTTCGACGATGCCGATCCGGGCGCCCACGGTGGTCTCGGTCTCCAGGCTGACGCCGGTGGCGGTGCCCTTCACCGCGGAGTAGGCGAGCAGCATGAACCCGAACAGGACCAGGAACAGGCCCCCGAAGATGACGCCGAGCACGACCGCCGCGCGCTTGTCCAACTGGGACGCTCCTTCGAGAACAGAGGCCGCTTGCTACCACTCGAATCGTGCGGGTACAAGCGCTGCGGTGTCCTTCCGGGGCATGCTGACGGCGCTGGTCAAGCGTGTGCCGAAGGCGCGCGGAGCGGTGTTCTGCGATCACGAAGGCGAATCCGTGGAGCTGGTGATCCACGACGACACTCTCTCCGAATACGAGCTGAAGGTGGCCGGTGCGCAGCTCGCGGCGGTCTGGCTGGCCTTGCAAGAAAGCGCACGCGACTGTGGCGCCGGCGCGCTGCTCGAGCTTCAGGTCGGCTGCGGCGCGGGAAGCCTGCTCTGCCGGGCGCTCCCCGAGGGGTACTACGTGGTGCTGCTCGTCGGCGAGGGCGGGTCCGGCGCATCGGCGGCGTTCGCGCTGCGATCCGTGGCCACCCAGATCGCGTCGGAGCTGTAGCGGTCTACAGGGCGCTGGCGCCCCGGCGGGCGTACCGCACGAGCGCGCGAAGATCAGGATGATCGCGGTCGAGCTCGAGCCCGCCGCGGTGTTGGCCCGGGCCGCTTACGATTCCTCCCCAACGCGATCGATCCTCGACCTCGACGCCGTCGGGATTGAGCAGCAGCGGCTCGCGGGGATCGAGGTCCTGCGCGGACTTCAGATACCGGAGCGCCGCTTTCTCCGCTCCCTCTCCGTTCACAGCCAGGACGGCGATGCCCGCGAAGTTCAGGGCCGCAATCCGCTTGTCGAACACGGGCCGTGTCGGCACCGCGGCGATCACCACGGCCACGCGGGGTCTGGCGATCTCGGCCGGCCGCCACAGCCATGCCAATCCGTCGCCGACGCGCACGGGCGACGGTCGCGTGATCGAGGCGCGGGAAAGACCGGGCCTCGGGCTGCGGGTGATGCGCGACGGCGTGCCGCGGCCGATGCGCAACTCCCAGACGTCAGTCGTATCGTCCGAGAGCCGCCATCCGAAGAGGAGCCGTTCGCTGGCGTGGTCCCAGACGAGACCTCCTTCGGCGAGTGCCCCCGAGGGAGGAACCGCGAGCGGCTGGGCGCGCAGCGAGGGAAAATCGAGCAGCGAGAAGATGTCCTGGCCGTTCGATTCGACGGCGACCGCCAGCCGGTGGCCATCTTCGCTGACGGCGAACGCCTCGACGTTCTGCGCCGGCGCGTGGATGGTCCTGCGGGCTCGTCCCAGGACGACCACCGCGTCGACACCCATCGTCGCCCGATCGGCATCCGTCAGCACGTACACCGTCCGTCCGTCCGGCGAGAACCGCGGCTGACGCGGAGGCGATGTCGACGATCACCACCGCCTCCGACGCCTTGCGATGGACGAGTGCGAGGATCGCGCGGCCGTCGGGAGAAGGCGGTCCGACCGCGAACAGACCCGAGAGAGCTTCCGCGAGCGGAAGCGACCCTGCGGCAGGCTGCGTCCCGGATGCAGGCGGCGGCGGCGCTACTTCGGAGGATTTCTTCGAATCGACGGCGAACATACGCAGCGACACGGTGGCGCCGTTCTGGACCGCGTAGAAGAGCTTCTTCCCGTCGCGCGAGAAGCCGCCCAGGAGCTGATCTCCGGGATCGGGATCGACGGGGATCGGTGGCGCACCCTCTTCCTCGAAGAGGATCAGCCGCCGGCGTCCGTCTCGCAGCGCCACCACGACCAACCTTCCCGGCTCGGAAGGCAGGTAACGGACTTCGACGACGCCCTCCGGCTCGTCCGTGAGCTGGGTCGGATAGCTGCCTTCGAGCTCGACGGTGGCGGCCTGGCGGGCGCCGAACAGCGTGGTGAGGAACGCGACGCGGGTCGTATCAGGCGAAGGCGCGGGCGCCCAGGCGGCCGCCGCCGATTCGAGGTGCCGCAATCGCGCCTGCAGGTCTTCGGCGGGCGCGGCGAGCAACAACGCGGCAAGGAACATTGAATTCCGGCCTCCTTCGGCCGTTCTACTCAACGGCGTGGCCGAAGGCGAACGCCGCGCGTCGCTGATGCTGCTCTCTTGACGCGCGGAGGGCCCGCCCGCAAAAGGAGTGCGCATGCGCCGACTTTTCCTCGCAATCCTGCTTGCCGCCGGGTGCATCCACGGCTCGCCGGCATCCCAGCGCGATTCGGGCGCGATGCGCGCCATCGTCCAGCAGGAGCGCTGGGCGCAGGACGCGCTGGCCCGCCGGCCGAACCGCGCCGACCTCCAGGCAATCCGATCGAGCGACTACGCGGCGGTGGGCCGTGGCCGGGGTGAGCTGAAGCGGCTGCTGCAAGGCATCGATCGCGGCACCTGGATCCGCAACACGGCAGCCGAGCTGATGGCGGACGATCCGGATCCGCAGCTCGCCGCCAGCTTCGATCGAGCAGGCCGGCTGCGCGCCGACGCGATCCAGGCTTCCGACGAGCTCGCCTCCGCGCTGGCCGAGGCGAAAGGCGGATTGACCATCGGCGACCTCCGGCCGGGCCTCGAAGCAGTTCGGAAGGCGCAGGCCAGCGAGGACCGGCTTGTCCGGCTGCCCCCACGCGCCGGAGGCGTGAGGCTTGCGCCCGCTCCACTTCCGCTCCCCAGGCCGTTCCTCGGATCCGCGGCGCGGCTGGTGTCGGCGAACCCGGAGCTCGCGCGCGAGCTCGACCGCCTGCCTCCCGACGACGCCGCCCAGATCCGCGCCCGGCTGCCCGACATCGATCGGGAAAAGGAGGAAGCGAAGCGAGCGGAACCGGCGGCGACGGCGCCGCCGCCCGCGGTTGCGGAGCAGGCCGCGCCGCCCGAGCCGCGCGAAGCGGAAGCGCCCTCACCGACGCTGACGGTCGCCAACGACGCCAAGGCGCTGCTCGCCAAGCGGACGCCGCGCTCGATCACGCTGCGGGAAGACGGCCTGTTCGAGCTGTCCTACGACGACGCCGATTACCTCGTCGACCCGCAGGGCAAGCTGGTGCGCAAGGAAGCGCCGGCGCAGAAGTAATCACCGCTGGAAATCGTAGACGCTGCCCAGCCGCAGGATCCGTGTGAGCTCGTCGAGAGCCGTCATGGTCTCGCGCGCCAGGCGAGGGTCGGCGAGGTCGTCGCCGGTCAGCCGGTCGCGGTAGTGCCTCGTCACCCACTCCTCCAGCTCGGAGCCGAGGGAATCGTCCCAGAAGACGCGAGCCCGGATTGCCGATCGCTCCGAATCCTCGAGGACGATCCGCTGCCGCAGGCACGCCGGCCCGCCGCCGTTCTCCATCGACTCTCGCAGGTCGAGGTGGTGCACGCTCTTCACCGGACCGTCGGACTCGACCAGCCGCTGCAGCCAGGCACGGGCATGCGGATCCTCCCTCGATTCCTGAGGAGCGACGATGGCCATGCTGGCGTCGGGAAGCGTGACGAGCTGCGAATTGAAGGGGTACGACGCCACGGCGGACGCCACCGGCAGCTCGCTCTCGGTAGCGAGAACCGCGATGAACGACGGGCCGAGGACCTCGCGCAACTTGCTCAAGAGCCCCTCGGTATCGACGAAAGCGAATTCGTGCAGCAAGAGGACGTTGGCGTTTCCCACGGCAAGGACGTCGGTGTGGAAGGCGCCGGCGTCGATGCCGATCGGGTGCTGCTGCGGAAAGAGAGCGCGCGCGGCATCGACGCGGCCCAGCCGCGCCAGCGCGTGGGAGGCTTCGCGGGTCTGTCGGGCCGGATATCGCGACGGCTCGCCCGCAGGCGATGGCTCCGTGAACGCGCGCCGCCCCCAGGCGAAGAGGTGCACGACGTTTCCGTCCGTGAACAGGCGGCTGTGGTTCGCCGCGCCCTCGTCGGAGAAGTGTCCCCCACCGGGGAGCGGATCGTGAACCTCGAATCGTCGTGCGTCGGCAAAGATGGCGCGGAGCACGCGCGCCGTCGTTTCCGCTTCCAGCGAGCGGTGGAACATCGCGGTGAGATTCGCCGGCACCAGGTGCACGCGGTGGTCGGTTGCGTCCGCGCTGGGGATGGCCGTCGCCGCGTTCGCCGTCCACATGGCGGCGGCGCTGGAGCTGATGCGCAAGAGCTGGTCCTTGAGCTCGGGATCCTGCGCCGCCTGCGCGATCACTTCCTCGTCGCTGCCGCGAAATCCGAGGCGACGCAAGGTGCGCAGCGAGGGCCGCTCGTGCGGCGGCAGCATCGCCTGTCCCACGCCGAGCGAGGCGACGAATCGCATCTTCGCCAGCCCCTGCAGCGCCGCCCGTCGCGGGCTCGCCGGCTGGCCGCCGTGCGCGAGCGAGGCGAGATTGCCGTGGGAAAGACCGGCGTAATTGTGCGTCGGGCCGACCAGCCCGTCGAAGTTGTATTCGCGCGCGCGCACGCGACCCGTCCGCTACTTTCCGTAGAACCGGAACACCAGCTCGGCCACGCACGCGGGCTTCGACTCGCCCTCGACTTCGATGGTCGCCGCGAGCAGCCCCTCGGCGCCGTTGGAAATCTCGGTGACGTCGCCGAGCTTCACGTTGAGCCGGTAGCGCTGCCCGTCCTTGAGAGGGTTGGGAAACCGCACCTTGTTGAGCCCGTAGTTGATCACCATCCCGAAGTTCTTGATCTCGACGAGCTCGAAGAAGATTCCGGCGATGAGCGAGACGGTGAAATATCCGTGGGCGATGGGCTTGCCGAACGGCGACTCCCGCGCGATGCGCTCGCGGTCGACGTGGATCCACTGATGGTCACCGGTCGCGTCCGCGAACTTGCGGATCGCCTCGTACGTCATCTGCCGCCAATCGGAGACGCCGATCTGTTTTCCCGCCAGCGATCTCAATCCCTGAAGGCCGTCGATCACGGTCTTGCCCATGATGCCTCCCGGTCGGTTGCGAGGTCTCTTTAGCACGCCTGCTGTATGGTGGGCGCTTACTCGAGGA contains the following coding sequences:
- the sppA gene encoding signal peptide peptidase SppA, giving the protein MDKRAAVVLGVIFGGLFLVLFGFMLLAYSAVKGTATGVSLETETTVGARIGIVEAKGTIGDAAPAGVDSDKVVKLLKKYEKDDDVKAIVLRVDSPGGAVAPSQEIHDAIKRIKARKKVVVSMAGLAASGGYYISAPADRIFAEPGTLTGSIGVIFMHFNVRGLLEWAKVEETTLKSGKYKDTLSPFRPIHETDREEIQSISDDVYAQFVQAVAQGRGLPEARVREIAEGRIYTGKRAKELKLVDELGGLDDAIAAAWGLAGQSGEPKVQYPPREHELSLRDLMRGAFQGASEGVRSAVPQGGLMFLAPNLVR
- a CDS encoding MaoC family dehydratase; the protein is MGKTVIDGLQGLRSLAGKQIGVSDWRQMTYEAIRKFADATGDHQWIHVDRERIARESPFGKPIAHGYFTVSLIAGIFFELVEIKNFGMVINYGLNKVRFPNPLKDGQRYRLNVKLGDVTEISNGAEGLLAATIEVEGESKPACVAELVFRFYGK
- the astB gene encoding N-succinylarginine dihydrolase, encoding MRAREYNFDGLVGPTHNYAGLSHGNLASLAHGGQPASPRRAALQGLAKMRFVASLGVGQAMLPPHERPSLRTLRRLGFRGSDEEVIAQAAQDPELKDQLLRISSSAAAMWTANAATAIPSADATDHRVHLVPANLTAMFHRSLEAETTARVLRAIFADARRFEVHDPLPGGGHFSDEGAANHSRLFTDGNVVHLFAWGRRAFTEPSPAGEPSRYPARQTREASHALARLGRVDAARALFPQQHPIGIDAGAFHTDVLAVGNANVLLLHEFAFVDTEGLLSKLREVLGPSFIAVLATESELPVASAVASYPFNSQLVTLPDASMAIVAPQESREDPHARAWLQRLVESDGPVKSVHHLDLRESMENGGGPACLRQRIVLEDSERSAIRARVFWDDSLGSELEEWVTRHYRDRLTGDDLADPRLARETMTALDELTRILRLGSVYDFQR
- a CDS encoding HIT domain-containing protein; amino-acid sequence: MMEQLWAPWRMELIAKAGAQNGCIFCDLPRAKNDRENLILGRTPHTFAILNRYPYNNGHLMVVPRSHSGDLVSLPREEHEELAEMVRVAMRLVGQAYRAQGYNLGMNLGSAAGAGIAGHVHWHVVPRWTGDTNFMPVLGDTKVMIEHLHASWDRLRPSFDAEYSKGSAW
- a CDS encoding roadblock/LC7 domain-containing protein, with the protein product MSFRGMLTALVKRVPKARGAVFCDHEGESVELVIHDDTLSEYELKVAGAQLAAVWLALQESARDCGAGALLELQVGCGAGSLLCRALPEGYYVVLLVGEGGSGASAAFALRSVATQIASEL